A stretch of DNA from uncultured Flavobacterium sp.:
AGCTGATGTTTCTTTTTTAGTACATCAGTTCTATACTAAAATAAGAGCCGATGAAGAAATTGGTTTTTATTTTAATACCATGATTAAAGATTGGGACACACATCTTGAAAAGCTAACAGATTTTTGGGAAACCAATTTATTTGCAGTAAAAAAATACAAAGGCAATCCGCATGCAGTACACAATAAAGTTGACGCACATTTTGAGGGCTCAATCACCTCGAACGAATTCGGAATATGGCTTAATTATTGGGTTCAGACTTTAGATGAACATTTT
This window harbors:
- a CDS encoding group III truncated hemoglobin, encoding MRKQIENRADVSFLVHQFYTKIRADEEIGFYFNTMIKDWDTHLEKLTDFWETNLFAVKKYKGNPHAVHNKVDAHFEGSITSNEFGIWLNYWVQTLDEHFEGENVETLKRRARKMGTFLFVSMFEHRKR